A DNA window from Bradyrhizobium barranii subsp. barranii contains the following coding sequences:
- a CDS encoding adenylate/guanylate cyclase domain-containing protein, whose translation MAEERPVRVERRLSGILAADVAGYSRLMHHDEETTHAKLTALLADAVEPSIAEHGGRVVKNTGDGFLADFPSAVQAVRAAVQFQTRIKELTIGDAEDRRIALRVGVNIGDVIVEPHDIFGDGVNVAARLESIAEPGGICISSSAYDQVRGKVGVEFTDLGEQNLKNIARPIRAYAVAREGLSPVTKVGSTTPSSLSAPRLSMVVLPFANIGGDPEQDYFVDGVTESLTTDLSRINGSFVIGRHTAFTFKGKAVDLKQIGRELNVRYVLEGSVQRGGNRFRVNVQLIDAETGKHLWAERFDKPVADLFDMQDEIVSRLANTLNTQLVEAEARRAERSLHPDAMDLIFQGMACLNKGRTSEYLAQSRSFFERALALDPKNVEALVGLAAVDAAAVGMALTVERAARLAAAETALIKALSLAPQHARAHWLLGNIKMFTNRAAQGIAECEQALALDRNLANAHAYIGRAKYLLGRGEETEAHVQEALRLSPRDTEAFVWMMFAGFAKLQLGADQEAVARFRRSVEINRNHPRAHIYLATALAHLGQLDEARSAAQAGLALDPTFTISRFRANVPSDNPTYLAGRERFCEGMRMAGVPEG comes from the coding sequence ATGGCAGAAGAGCGGCCGGTCCGTGTCGAGCGCAGGTTGTCGGGGATATTGGCCGCCGACGTGGCTGGCTATTCGCGGCTCATGCACCATGACGAAGAAACGACGCATGCCAAACTGACGGCACTCCTAGCGGACGCTGTTGAACCGAGTATCGCCGAGCACGGTGGCCGCGTGGTGAAGAACACCGGAGACGGGTTCTTGGCGGACTTTCCGAGTGCGGTCCAAGCGGTTCGGGCTGCTGTTCAGTTTCAAACCCGCATCAAGGAACTTACAATTGGTGACGCGGAAGACAGACGCATTGCTTTGCGCGTGGGCGTCAATATCGGCGACGTAATCGTCGAGCCCCATGACATCTTTGGAGATGGCGTCAACGTCGCGGCGAGACTTGAGAGCATCGCAGAACCTGGCGGCATCTGCATCTCGTCTTCTGCCTACGATCAAGTCCGAGGCAAGGTCGGGGTTGAGTTCACCGATCTGGGCGAGCAGAACCTCAAGAATATTGCTCGTCCGATCCGAGCCTATGCCGTGGCCCGAGAGGGACTTAGCCCGGTGACAAAGGTCGGCAGCACGACGCCAAGCTCGCTTTCAGCGCCGCGTCTGTCCATGGTGGTGCTGCCGTTTGCGAATATTGGTGGCGATCCCGAGCAAGACTATTTCGTTGACGGCGTGACCGAGAGCCTGACCACAGACTTGTCGCGCATCAATGGCTCATTCGTGATTGGCCGACACACCGCATTTACGTTCAAAGGCAAAGCGGTTGATCTCAAGCAGATCGGGCGCGAGTTAAACGTCCGCTACGTACTGGAGGGCTCGGTGCAGCGTGGTGGCAACCGGTTTCGCGTGAATGTTCAGCTGATCGACGCCGAGACTGGCAAACACCTGTGGGCCGAACGGTTCGATAAGCCAGTCGCTGATCTATTCGATATGCAGGACGAAATCGTATCGAGGCTCGCCAACACGCTAAACACTCAACTTGTTGAAGCTGAGGCGCGGCGGGCGGAGCGTTCGCTGCATCCCGATGCGATGGATTTGATTTTCCAGGGCATGGCTTGCTTAAACAAGGGAAGGACTTCCGAGTATCTTGCGCAATCGCGCAGCTTTTTCGAACGCGCCTTGGCGCTCGATCCCAAAAATGTCGAAGCGCTGGTCGGATTGGCAGCTGTTGATGCGGCAGCTGTTGGCATGGCTTTGACCGTTGAGCGGGCCGCGCGTCTCGCAGCGGCTGAGACGGCCTTGATCAAGGCTCTGTCCCTGGCCCCCCAGCACGCACGCGCCCACTGGCTTCTCGGAAACATCAAAATGTTCACAAACCGCGCGGCCCAAGGCATTGCTGAATGCGAGCAGGCATTGGCGCTGGACCGAAACCTAGCTAATGCGCACGCCTACATTGGTCGCGCCAAGTATCTTCTCGGTCGCGGCGAGGAGACTGAGGCCCATGTCCAAGAGGCACTCCGCCTCAGTCCTCGTGATACGGAGGCTTTTGTTTGGATGATGTTCGCGGGCTTCGCCAAGCTGCAGCTCGGCGCCGATCAGGAGGCGGTCGCACGGTTCCGTCGCTCGGTCGAGATCAACCGAAATCATCCACGCGCGCACATCTATCTTGCCACCGCGCTAGCGCACCTCGGTCAGCTTGATGAGGCGCGATCCGCGGCCCAAGCAGGGCTTGCGCTCGACCCGACTTTCACCATCTCCCGCTTCCGCGCCAACGTGCCGAGCGACAATCCGACTTACCTCGCTGGACGCGAGCGCTTCTGTGAGGGCATGCGCATGGCCGGGGTGCCAGAGGGGTGA
- a CDS encoding helix-turn-helix domain-containing protein translates to MKAGALVARNIRRLRVARGLSQEVFAVDAAIDRTYVSRLERDLENPSVAVLERLAKALSANIEELFRVPRSGEVAPRPLKGGRRPKS, encoded by the coding sequence ATGAAAGCAGGCGCTCTTGTCGCAAGAAATATTCGTCGGTTGAGGGTCGCGCGCGGACTTTCCCAGGAAGTCTTCGCCGTAGATGCTGCGATTGATCGAACTTATGTTAGCCGCCTTGAACGCGATCTCGAAAACCCAAGCGTGGCAGTCCTTGAGCGACTTGCCAAAGCGTTGTCCGCCAATATTGAAGAACTATTCAGAGTGCCTAGATCCGGCGAAGTGGCGCCTCGGCCGTTGAAAGGCGGTCGAAGGCCAAAAAGCTAG
- a CDS encoding PIN domain-containing protein, producing the protein MSATRPRKIFLDANVVIRAGKPPGGPLMKRVADLVDAGYVKVVTTDLTKMEIAKKHASNDFETIADVAKKRFRDLAAEILKVSLPAISPADLHQKLLEKYQAAVEEMFKSLRAETLSIDSIKPSIVFDAYARRTGLFGDEAKKDQFPDAFIFEVLKAVARQSDPLTIVSDDKDFAVVTQGADHISRLKSIPDLFADLNLTIEAAPDVNDFVERKQEEIVATAHNELNQWGLQVSDVDDAEIDESTVENVSFIDFRTFRTAGDGRDILVVGRLEMDVKVSYHHPDWDTATYDSEDKVLLPHHTVEGEKNIQVEADFSMTLKVDGHGKPASIAEFSFDDDNYIWVSIGHNDYDYK; encoded by the coding sequence ATGAGCGCAACCCGGCCCCGCAAGATTTTCCTAGACGCCAACGTTGTCATCCGCGCCGGCAAGCCACCCGGCGGACCGCTAATGAAACGCGTCGCCGACCTGGTCGATGCCGGCTATGTGAAGGTGGTTACCACCGATCTCACCAAGATGGAAATTGCGAAGAAGCATGCTAGTAACGACTTCGAAACAATCGCCGACGTGGCCAAGAAGCGTTTCCGCGACTTGGCGGCCGAGATACTGAAAGTCAGTCTGCCTGCAATCTCTCCAGCGGACCTTCATCAGAAACTGCTTGAGAAATACCAAGCGGCAGTCGAAGAGATGTTCAAGTCGCTCCGGGCCGAAACTCTCTCGATTGACAGCATCAAGCCTTCAATAGTTTTCGATGCCTACGCCCGTAGGACCGGACTGTTCGGCGACGAAGCCAAGAAAGACCAATTCCCGGACGCCTTCATCTTTGAGGTTCTGAAAGCGGTTGCAAGGCAAAGCGATCCGCTCACTATCGTCTCGGACGACAAAGATTTCGCAGTCGTCACTCAAGGGGCCGATCATATCTCTCGACTAAAGTCGATTCCGGACTTATTCGCCGACCTAAATCTTACGATTGAAGCGGCTCCCGACGTCAACGACTTTGTTGAGAGGAAGCAAGAAGAGATCGTCGCTACCGCTCACAACGAGCTTAATCAGTGGGGCCTCCAGGTCAGTGACGTCGATGATGCGGAAATCGATGAATCTACAGTCGAGAACGTGAGCTTCATCGATTTTCGCACCTTCCGGACGGCTGGCGACGGAAGGGACATCCTTGTCGTCGGTCGGTTAGAGATGGACGTCAAGGTTTCCTACCATCATCCCGACTGGGACACTGCGACCTATGACAGCGAGGACAAGGTGCTACTCCCGCACCACACCGTAGAGGGCGAAAAGAACATCCAGGTGGAAGCCGATTTCAGCATGACGTTGAAGGTTGACGGGCATGGTAAGCCGGCTTCGATCGCGGAGTTTTCGTTCGACGACGATAACTACATATGGGTGTCGATCGGGCATAACGACTACGATTACAAATAA
- a CDS encoding HEPN/Toprim-associated domain-containing protein → MGSMISLAVGRLEIDWGKNSGFVDHSALFQTSDVAAVPYYYAGDEIEGEDSERAWEVITEMKAGLSKPLAQVIDRINLLGHTRAVCEKEFAALAEFNGFDAASFTFDDLREALSTLDGTALSPNYGEGGEDFGKFFRREILPRLNLRQGGLDPMGLSGVAQGMENLTSYTILHLLADNPTAQKLNVQWAFNDVEDGGWAKRDDFVRPLDQTHRFLLVTEGSSDAAILRKAFALLRPHIADFFDFVDMEEGYPFSGTGNVFRFIQGLISIRVLNSVIVIYDNDAEGLANYERTLSLKVPDNMAVLKLPDRPEFARFPTQGPNGDGEADIIGRAAAIECFLDLPSDARVRWSSYVSKIDAYQGELVNKERYAREFIKQRGRVEGYDYSKIDAVLDHIISRAIAMREPGVIEELERLGISI, encoded by the coding sequence ATGGGCTCAATGATTAGCCTTGCCGTGGGTCGGCTTGAGATCGACTGGGGCAAGAACAGCGGATTTGTCGATCACAGCGCGCTTTTCCAAACGAGCGATGTTGCAGCTGTGCCGTACTACTACGCGGGCGACGAAATCGAAGGCGAGGATAGTGAACGAGCTTGGGAAGTCATCACCGAAATGAAGGCTGGGCTTTCGAAGCCCCTTGCTCAAGTGATCGACCGGATCAATCTGCTGGGCCATACCCGCGCGGTTTGCGAAAAGGAATTCGCCGCGCTCGCGGAATTCAATGGTTTCGACGCAGCAAGTTTCACCTTCGATGATTTGCGTGAGGCGTTGAGCACGCTGGACGGGACCGCGCTGTCGCCCAACTACGGCGAAGGGGGTGAGGATTTCGGCAAGTTCTTCCGCCGGGAGATTCTACCTCGCCTCAACTTGAGGCAAGGCGGCCTCGACCCAATGGGTCTCAGTGGCGTTGCCCAAGGCATGGAGAATTTGACCTCCTACACAATCCTCCACCTGCTGGCAGACAATCCCACGGCCCAAAAGCTGAACGTGCAATGGGCGTTCAATGACGTTGAGGATGGTGGTTGGGCTAAGCGAGATGACTTTGTGCGGCCCCTGGACCAGACGCACCGCTTCCTGCTGGTAACGGAAGGCAGCTCCGATGCGGCGATCTTGCGAAAAGCCTTCGCACTCCTGCGACCCCACATCGCGGATTTCTTTGATTTCGTGGATATGGAGGAAGGCTATCCATTTTCCGGCACCGGCAACGTCTTTCGGTTTATTCAGGGCCTCATAAGCATTCGCGTCCTGAACAGCGTCATTGTGATCTATGACAATGATGCGGAAGGCCTCGCGAACTACGAGCGCACGCTCAGCCTAAAAGTTCCCGACAACATGGCGGTTCTCAAACTCCCGGATCGCCCCGAATTTGCGCGCTTTCCGACGCAAGGGCCAAACGGCGATGGCGAAGCCGACATCATTGGCCGCGCGGCTGCGATTGAGTGCTTTCTGGATTTGCCGTCCGATGCGCGTGTCCGATGGTCCAGCTACGTCTCCAAAATCGATGCTTATCAGGGCGAGTTGGTCAATAAGGAACGCTATGCTCGCGAATTCATCAAGCAGCGCGGGCGCGTAGAAGGCTACGACTACAGCAAGATTGACGCAGTGCTCGACCACATCATATCCAGGGCGATCGCGATGCGAGAGCCCGGCGTGATTGAAGAACTCGAACGGCTCGGAATCTCGATATGA
- a CDS encoding IS3-like element ISRj2 family transposase (programmed frameshift), translating into MTKKSRRTHSPAFKAKVALAAVKGDKTLAELAQLFDVHPNQITIWKNQLLEGAAGVFGHDKTSAETPVDLKALHAKIGELALENGFFVRRAHQGGPAERKAMIDRDHDLSIVRQAKVLKLARSTVYYEPRPVSAEDLALMRRLDELHLDYPFAGARMLRSLLRREGVYAGRRHIATLMKRMRIEAVYRRPNTSKPAPGHKIYPYLLRGLKIERPDHAWAMDITYIPMRRGFVYLAAVVDVFSRRVLAHRVSITMEAAFCVEAVQEALAKHGRPEIFNTDQGSQFTSLEFTDVLLDAKIAISMDGKGAWRDNVFVERLWRTVKYEEVYLRAYDSVSEARASIAKYLAFYNQGRPHSSLDGRTPDEAYFGTQAMVMAA; encoded by the exons ATGACGAAGAAGAGCCGCCGGACGCATTCTCCGGCATTCAAGGCGAAGGTTGCTTTGGCTGCGGTCAAAGGCGACAAGACACTGGCGGAGCTGGCGCAACTGTTTGATGTTCATCCGAACCAGATCACGATCTGGAAAAACCAGCTCCTGGAAGGCGCCGCCGGCGTGTTTGGGCATGACAAGACATCGGCCGAGACGCCGGTCGATTTGAAGGCGTTACATGCCAAGATCGGCGAGCTGGCGTTGGAAAACG GATTTTTTGTCCGGCGCGCTCACCAAGGCGGGCCTGCTGAGCGCAAAGCGATGATCGACCGCGATCATGATCTTTCTATCGTGCGCCAGGCGAAGGTCCTGAAGCTGGCTCGCAGCACGGTCTACTATGAACCTCGGCCAGTTTCGGCCGAGGACCTTGCCTTGATGCGTCGGCTCGATGAGCTGCATCTCGATTATCCCTTCGCGGGAGCGCGTATGCTGCGATCGTTGCTGCGGCGGGAGGGCGTATACGCCGGTCGCCGCCACATCGCGACGCTGATGAAGCGCATGCGGATCGAGGCGGTCTATCGTCGCCCGAACACGAGCAAGCCGGCTCCGGGTCACAAGATCTACCCGTACCTGTTGCGCGGATTGAAGATCGAGCGGCCCGACCATGCGTGGGCAATGGACATCACCTACATTCCGATGCGGCGTGGCTTCGTCTATCTCGCGGCGGTCGTCGATGTGTTCAGCCGACGGGTCCTGGCCCATCGCGTCTCGATCACAATGGAGGCGGCCTTCTGCGTCGAAGCGGTCCAGGAGGCGTTGGCGAAGCACGGCAGGCCCGAGATTTTCAACACGGATCAGGGCAGCCAGTTCACCAGCCTCGAGTTCACCGATGTGCTGCTGGACGCGAAGATCGCCATCAGCATGGACGGCAAGGGCGCCTGGCGCGACAACGTGTTTGTCGAGCGGCTCTGGCGCACGGTCAAATACGAAGAAGTATATCTCCGCGCCTACGACAGCGTGTCCGAGGCGCGAGCGTCAATTGCCAAGTATCTGGCCTTCTACAATCAGGGACGCCCTCACTCGAGCCTTGACGGGCGCACGCCCGACGAGGCTTACTTCGGCACGCAAGCTATGGTGATGGCCGCATGA